The DNA sequence ACAAACAGCAGTTCGTACATCTTTAGCTATTGCTAATGCTATTGCTAATATCGATGAAAACGATGAATATACTCCTATTGTAACTGCTACATACGTTGCTCCTACACCAGCAGAATAAATAATTTAATCAGTATTAAAAAGGGATGAATATAATGTTCATCCTTTTATTTTGAAAAAAAGCATAGTTACAAATTCAACTATGCTTTTTAATTTATAATTAACTTTTTTTCTTTAATAGCTTTAAGTTCTTCCTGCATTTTTTTAGCAAAAATACATCCGCAATAATTTTGACGATATAAATTATACTTTTTGGCAATTTGTATACCTAGAAGTTGTCCATTTTCCTTTTTAAAATCAGCAACTAAGAATTTAGTAGTTGGATAATCATTTTGTAATCTTAAACCGAGATTATTTAAATAAGAAGAAGGCTTATGGCTAGAGACTGTCATTACGGTTGTATAATATGGAAAATTATTATTATAGGCATATTCATATGCTAATTTGATTCTTAAATCATGACAGACAAGACATCTTTTTCCACCTTCAGGTTCATTTTCTAGTCCTTTTATTGCATCAAGATAAATTTGATGATCATAGGGCATAGTAACAATTGAAATATTGGAACCATTTTCTTTGTTGAATTCATTTATAAATCTTGTCAATTCTTTTAGTCTTAAATCCCATTCTTCAAAAGGAGCAATATTAGGATTGAAATAACCGATAGTAATATCAAAAAAATTATTTAAAAATGTTACAGGATAAGTCGCACAAGGTCCACAGCAAGCGTGGAGAAATAACTTTGGTTTTCCTTGAGAAAAATCTAAAGAATTGACAAATTTTTTTAATTCTTCATGATAATTAATTTTTGGAGTTTCCATAAATAAACATCGCATCACCGAACGAGAAGAAACGATATTTTTCTTCGACGGCATGCTTATATGCATTTAGAATTTGTTCCCTTCCAGCAAGAGCGGAAACAAGCATGACAAGAGTAGATTTAGGAAGATGAAAATTCGTGATTAGAGCGTCAATAGCCATGAATTCAAATCCCGGATAGATAAATAAAGTTGTATCTCCGTGACAGGCTTTAAATTCACCATATTTATGCATGACAGTTTCTAATGTTCTTGTTGATGTTGTTCCAATAGCAATAATTCTTCTACCTTCTTTTTTGGCTAAATTTAAAGAATCAGCAGCTTTTTGATCCATGAAATATTCTTCAGAATGCATAACATGGTCTTTTAGATTATGAACCTTAACAGGTCGGAAAGTTCCTAGTCCAACATGTAGAGTAACGTCGACTACTTCAACTCCCATTTCTTTAATTTTGGCAAAAAGTTCATCTGTAAAATGGAAACCAGCTGTTGGAGCAGCTGCTGAACCTTCAACTTTGGCATAAACTGTTTGATAGCGATCGTTTCCAGTGATCTGCTTTTTAATATAAGGAGGTAAAGGCATTTTTCCTAATTTATCAAGAACTTCATAAAGAATACCTTGATATTCAAGATGGAATATTCTTAGACCTTCATCTTCAACCTTGATACAAGTTGCAACGATTTCAGCATTGTCGCCGATTTCGATAACTGTGCCTTCTTTTACAACTTTAGCATTTCCTACTAGGGCTTCATAGTTATTGATATCACCATCAATTGGATGAAGAAGTAAAATTTCAACATGAGCTTTTGTTTCACGTTTTATACCAAATAATCTTGCTGGAATGACTTTGGTATTATTTCTAACAAGAACATCTCCTTTTTTGAGATAATTTAAAATATCGTAAAAATGTTTATCTTCTAAGGTATGTTCATCTTTGTTCATAACTAAAAGGCGACTATTATCTCTTTTTTCGGCAGGAAATTGAGCAATTAAATCTTCTGGCAAATAATAGTCATATTCGTCGATATTATAAACATCGTAATCAAATTTATTTTCTTTCATTTTAGAATCCTCTTTTGGAGCCGAACAAAGCCATTTTTCTTTCAGAAAATTCTAAGAATTTATCGTTTTTAATAGCTTCTCGCGCTTCTTCCATATTTTTTATTAAAAAACGAAGATTATGAATAGAGCAAAGTCTTTTGCCAAATGTTTCATCACATTTCATCAGATGACGTAAATATGCTTTAGTATAATTTCTACAACAATAGCAATCGCAATTTGGATCTAATGGAGTAAAATCTTCAGCATATTTAGCGTTGAGAATATTGATTCTTCCATTAGATGTCATAAGACTGCCATGACGAGCAATTCTTGTCGGTAAAACACAGTCAAACATATCTACACCTTTAGAAATCCCATCAAAGATCATATCTAAACTTCCTACTCCCATAAGGTAACGTGGCTTGTCGAAAGGAAGATAAGGAACAGTTAATGAAACCATATGGTATTCGACATCTTTAGGTTCTCCAATTGATGTTCCACCGATGGAATAACCATCAAAATTCATTGCGACTAATTTTTCAGCACAATATTTTCTTTCATCAGCAAAGTCCCCGCCTTGAACAATTCCAAATAAAGCTTGATCATCTCTTGTTTTATGATCAAGACCTCTTTTTGCCCAACGCAATGTTCTTTCTACTGAGTTATGCATATATTCTTTTGTACAAGGATATGGAGCGCATTCATCCAAAGACATAATGATATCGGCACCGATTTTTTCTTCAGTTTCAATAACATTTTCAGGGGTGAATAAAATTTTTCTTCCATCTAAATGGGAGCGGAATTCAACACCTTCTTCGGTTAGTTTTCTATTTTTTGATAAAGAGAAAACTTGGAACCCACCACTATCGGTGAGCATAGGCCCATTGTAATTCATAAATTTTTGAACCCCTCCAGCTTTGGCAACAATATCTGGTCCAGGTCTTAAAAATAAGTGATATGTGTTCGCTAAAATAACTCCAGCTCCCATATCTTTTATTTCTTCAGGGCTGAGAGTTTTAACAGTAGCTAAGGTTCCAACAGGCATAAACATTGGAAGTTCTACTGTTCCGTGAGGAGTTACAAGATATCCATATCTTGCCCCACAATTTTTATCTACGTGTAAAATCTTTAATTCAATACTACTCATAACTTTATTATTATACATAATAAAGTTAGAAAAATTAATATTTTTTAAATATTTATAGAATTTAATACATTATTTAAGCTTGTATTTTTAGATTAACAAAAAAAGAAAGAAATGATATACTTTTATATATGGAATTCACAGTAACAAAATTAGATGCAAATCAAAGAATAGATAAATTTTTAAGAAAGGTTCTTCAACAAGCACCTTTGTCTTTTATTTATAAAATGTTTAGACAAAAAGATGTCAAAGTTAATGGAAAAAAAGAAAAAATAGATTATATTTTAAAAGAAAATGATGTTGTTTCTATTTATTTGAAAGAAGATTTATATAATAAATTTCATGAAAATTATCAGGTCAAACCTGTAAAATCAAATATGAATATTTTGTATGAAGATGATAATGTTTGTATAGTTAATAAACCAAAAGGTCTTCTTGTTCATGGAGATGAAGGTGAAAAAAGAATTACTTTACAAAATATTTTTGTTAATTATTTGATAAAGAAGGGAGAATTTGATCCTAAAAATCAAACTGGCTTTTTACCTGGCCCTGTTCATAGGTTAGATCGAAATACTTCTGGTATTGTTATAATGGGAAAAAATCTTCCGACAATGCAAGCTCTTTTTGAACTATTTAGAGAAAAAGAACATATAGAAAAATCTTATTGGGCACTTGTTAAAGGTGATGATATTCCAACTTCAGGAAAAATTGATAAACCACTTATGAAAGATTCTACTAAAGGGAAAGTTAAAGTTGGAAGAATAGAGCAAGGGGCTAAAAAAGCTTTGACTGAGTATAAAGTAGTAAAAAGATATAGTGGCTTTAGTTTAGTTGAAGCAAAATTAATAACAGGAAGAACACATCAATTGCGTGTACATTTTGCTTCTATTGGACATCCAATTGTTGGAGATGGAAAATATGGAGATTTTCTAGTCAATGCAGAATTTGATTCTTTGTATGGTTTAAAAAATCAATTTTTGCATGCTAGAACTTTTGAATTTTTAGATTTAGAAGGAATTCTATCTTATTTATCATATAAAAAAATAGTTGCTCCTCTTCCAGAAATTGAGCAAAAAATATTAGATGGTTTAAAAGCATGACAGGTACTTTGGTTTTTTTGTTGCTTATACCAATAGTTATCAATTATGGTTTAGTGTCTTCAAGAAATCATTTAGTACGTGTTAATTTTTCTTTTTTGGTCGCTTATTTTTTTTCTATAATCTTTTTTTTAGTATTTAAATATACTTCTCTTTCACAAGTCTTTTTAAATTTAGAAAATTGGTATAATTCTTTTGATAATTTTTTTAATCAAAATATAGTTACATCTTTTCCTGTTTTAAAATTCTTTTTGTTTTTGCTTTTATTTTTAATAATAGATATATTTTGGAGAATATTATTGCATTTTATAATGCTTGGAAAAAATCCAGCTTATCTAAATAAAAAAGATAAAATATTTCATTTGGTGAATATAATGATTTATTTTGTTTTTGCCTTTCTTTTAGAATCATATATAATCACTTATTTTTGCATAGATTTGCATTTTGAATTTGGCTTTTTTGAAAAATGGTTTTCTTTAATATATAGGGTGACATTATGACAAATTTAGAGAAATTATATCTTTTTTTATCATATTCAAATCCAACATATGATGATTTAGCTCCTTCATTATATGATAATTTTAAGAAACAAAACTCTTATAAATATTATTTAAAAAGAGTAGAGAAAGCCAAAGAATTAGGAACTAAAAAAGCTGATGAAGTAGTTGAACAACAAAAATTATTAGAAATAGTTCCAAGTTCAATGGAACAATATTTTGTCACTATCAGCAGATTTTATTATTTGAGTACTTTAGCATTTGAAAGATATTATTTAAATCCATTAGCCTTTGAAGGACACAATATCAATATTAAGTCTATTGGAGACATATTGATACCATTTGATAATCATTTAGCAAGTATCAACAATATTATAGAAATCAACGGGTACACAGATGAATATAAAATGAAATGCGTAAAAAATGCCGTTGGTGAGTATGAAAAGGATGCTTTGAATTATATAAATGTCCCTATAAAAAAAGTTCGGTCTTCTTCATCTTCAAAATATATGCTTTCAAAAGAAGCTTTATCTTTGTACTATGCAAAAACTGCTTTTTTTATAATTATCAATGTCTTTTTGCTTATTTTATTTTTTGTTCCTGGAATAAAAGAAGTTTGGAAAACTCCATTTTATGGTGGAACAATAAATATTGTTTCATGGTGGATGTTGATATTGATTATT is a window from the Firmicutes bacterium CAG:345 genome containing:
- a CDS encoding uncharacterized protein (product inferred by homology to UniProt), with protein sequence METPKINYHEELKKFVNSLDFSQGKPKLFLHACCGPCATYPVTFLNNFFDITIGYFNPNIAPFEEWDLRLKELTRFINEFNKENGSNISIVTMPYDHQIYLDAIKGLENEPEGGKRCLVCHDLRIKLAYEYAYNNNFPYYTTVMTVSSHKPSSYLNNLGLRLQNDYPTTKFLVADFKKENGQLLGIQIAKKYNLYRQNYCGCIFAKKMQEELKAIKEKKLIIN
- a CDS encoding s-adenosylmethionine:tRNA ribosyltransferase-isomerase (product inferred by homology to UniProt): MKENKFDYDVYNIDEYDYYLPEDLIAQFPAEKRDNSRLLVMNKDEHTLEDKHFYDILNYLKKGDVLVRNNTKVIPARLFGIKRETKAHVEILLLHPIDGDINNYEALVGNAKVVKEGTVIEIGDNAEIVATCIKVEDEGLRIFHLEYQGILYEVLDKLGKMPLPPYIKKQITGNDRYQTVYAKVEGSAAAPTAGFHFTDELFAKIKEMGVEVVDVTLHVGLGTFRPVKVHNLKDHVMHSEEYFMDQKAADSLNLAKKEGRRIIAIGTTSTRTLETVMHKYGEFKACHGDTTLFIYPGFEFMAIDALITNFHLPKSTLVMLVSALAGREQILNAYKHAVEEKYRFFSFGDAMFIYGNSKN
- a CDS encoding queuine tRNA-ribosyltransferase (product inferred by homology to UniProt), translating into MYNNKVMSSIELKILHVDKNCGARYGYLVTPHGTVELPMFMPVGTLATVKTLSPEEIKDMGAGVILANTYHLFLRPGPDIVAKAGGVQKFMNYNGPMLTDSGGFQVFSLSKNRKLTEEGVEFRSHLDGRKILFTPENVIETEEKIGADIIMSLDECAPYPCTKEYMHNSVERTLRWAKRGLDHKTRDDQALFGIVQGGDFADERKYCAEKLVAMNFDGYSIGGTSIGEPKDVEYHMVSLTVPYLPFDKPRYLMGVGSLDMIFDGISKGVDMFDCVLPTRIARHGSLMTSNGRINILNAKYAEDFTPLDPNCDCYCCRNYTKAYLRHLMKCDETFGKRLCSIHNLRFLIKNMEEAREAIKNDKFLEFSERKMALFGSKRGF
- a CDS encoding pseudouridine synthase (product inferred by homology to UniProt), whose translation is MEFTVTKLDANQRIDKFLRKVLQQAPLSFIYKMFRQKDVKVNGKKEKIDYILKENDVVSIYLKEDLYNKFHENYQVKPVKSNMNILYEDDNVCIVNKPKGLLVHGDEGEKRITLQNIFVNYLIKKGEFDPKNQTGFLPGPVHRLDRNTSGIVIMGKNLPTMQALFELFREKEHIEKSYWALVKGDDIPTSGKIDKPLMKDSTKGKVKVGRIEQGAKKALTEYKVVKRYSGFSLVEAKLITGRTHQLRVHFASIGHPIVGDGKYGDFLVNAEFDSLYGLKNQFLHARTFEFLDLEGILSYLSYKKIVAPLPEIEQKILDGLKA
- a CDS encoding unknown (no significant homology to UniProt), which translates into the protein MTGTLVFLLLIPIVINYGLVSSRNHLVRVNFSFLVAYFFSIIFFLVFKYTSLSQVFLNLENWYNSFDNFFNQNIVTSFPVLKFFLFLLLFLIIDIFWRILLHFIMLGKNPAYLNKKDKIFHLVNIMIYFVFAFLLESYIITYFCIDLHFEFGFFEKWFSLIYRVTL
- a CDS encoding unknown (no significant homology to UniProt) encodes the protein MTNLEKLYLFLSYSNPTYDDLAPSLYDNFKKQNSYKYYLKRVEKAKELGTKKADEVVEQQKLLEIVPSSMEQYFVTISRFYYLSTLAFERYYLNPLAFEGHNINIKSIGDILIPFDNHLASINNIIEINGYTDEYKMKCVKNAVGEYEKDALNYINVPIKKVRSSSSSKYMLSKEALSLYYAKTAFFIIINVFLLILFFVPGIKEVWKTPFYGGTINIVSWWMLILIILYDYVHVVFYSYFKMICEPYYYTKRYSLLKESDLNRMAEKAGNKLKNHLELAIRNKVLLKDDIKLFSSITENKVDLYSLEKINKKINSKSYKRLAVLNNIFFFLVLLAIIAYILFLIFNSRYNSSGVM